A single window of Granulicella cerasi DNA harbors:
- a CDS encoding EF-hand domain-containing protein encodes MKRAGAIGLLAAMAAVCAPQAVWAQGPGGGPRMVLKALDTDGDGTLSAAEIAAASKSLLTLDTNGDGQITNDELSKRPENAGASAEDLVKQLMLLDKNGDGVLTADELPARMQNLMERADANKDGKITPDEIRAMARKQGMPAGRTEPGRAGGMFRMDPILAALDLNHDGILEADEIAAAPKSLLTLDKNADGQLTPDEIRVKQMSPEERVNHMIDEWDTNKDGKLSKAEMPDRMQAMFEKIDTNGDGFADKAELLEFYKNNPQMGGRPQQGGEQKPAEEKH; translated from the coding sequence GTGAAGCGAGCAGGAGCGATTGGTTTGCTGGCGGCGATGGCCGCAGTTTGTGCGCCGCAGGCGGTGTGGGCGCAGGGCCCCGGCGGTGGTCCGCGCATGGTGCTGAAGGCGCTGGACACCGATGGCGACGGCACGCTTTCGGCGGCGGAGATCGCTGCGGCCTCCAAGAGCCTGCTGACGCTCGACACCAACGGCGACGGCCAGATCACCAACGATGAGCTGAGCAAGCGCCCTGAGAACGCTGGCGCGTCGGCCGAAGACCTCGTGAAGCAGTTGATGCTGCTGGACAAGAACGGCGACGGCGTTTTGACTGCCGACGAACTGCCTGCGCGCATGCAGAACCTGATGGAACGCGCGGACGCGAACAAGGACGGCAAGATTACGCCGGACGAGATTCGTGCGATGGCGCGCAAGCAGGGTATGCCCGCTGGCCGCACCGAGCCCGGTCGCGCTGGCGGCATGTTCCGCATGGACCCGATTCTCGCGGCGCTGGACCTGAACCACGATGGAATCCTCGAAGCCGATGAGATTGCCGCTGCGCCGAAGAGCCTGCTGACGCTGGACAAGAATGCCGATGGTCAACTGACGCCGGATGAGATCCGCGTGAAGCAGATGTCGCCCGAAGAGCGCGTCAACCACATGATCGACGAGTGGGACACGAACAAGGACGGCAAGCTGAGCAAGGCCGAGATGCCCGATCGCATGCAGGCGATGTTCGAGAAGATTGACACGAACGGCGACGGCTTTGCCGACAAGGCGGAGCTGTTGGAGTTCTACAAGAACAACCCGCAGATGGGTGGACGTCCTCAGCAGGGCGGCGAGCAGAAGCCCGCAGAGGAGAAGCACTAA
- a CDS encoding YdeI/OmpD-associated family protein has translation MPRIPQVDAYIEKAQPFAQPILMHIRETVHAAVPQVEEAIKWRMPFFVHKGIILANMAGFKNHVNFGFWNGNAPTDPQHTGSMRNFDHVTDLKELPPAKELKRMMVEAVRQIDSGERTRSIVRKEDPAKARPEAEVPTAFAAALKKNKAAAANFKAFSPSCRREYCTWIDEAKRDETRDKRIAEAIEWIAEGKQRHWKYQMKMKQKQ, from the coding sequence ATGCCGCGCATTCCGCAGGTCGACGCCTACATTGAGAAGGCTCAACCCTTCGCCCAGCCCATCCTCATGCACATTCGCGAGACAGTGCACGCGGCCGTGCCGCAGGTCGAAGAAGCCATCAAGTGGCGTATGCCGTTCTTCGTCCACAAGGGCATCATTCTGGCGAACATGGCGGGCTTCAAGAACCATGTGAACTTCGGCTTCTGGAACGGCAATGCGCCGACCGACCCGCAGCACACCGGCTCCATGCGCAACTTCGACCATGTCACCGATCTCAAGGAGCTGCCGCCAGCGAAGGAACTGAAGCGCATGATGGTGGAGGCCGTGCGGCAGATCGACTCCGGCGAGCGCACCAGGAGTATCGTGCGCAAGGAAGATCCAGCCAAGGCGCGGCCCGAGGCCGAGGTGCCCACGGCCTTCGCAGCGGCGCTCAAGAAGAACAAAGCGGCTGCCGCAAACTTCAAGGCCTTCAGCCCGTCATGCCGTCGCGAGTACTGCACGTGGATCGACGAGGCCAAGCGCGATGAGACCCGCGACAAGCGCATCGCCGAAGCGATCGAGTGGATCGCCGAAGGCAAGCAGCGCCACTGGAAGTACCAGATGAAGATGAAGCAAAAGCAGTAA
- a CDS encoding DUF2271 domain-containing protein, which produces MAWTTKHKLAATMLPMALVAVHSPAFAQAAANANGMHDGAWRFAHENVLGTSLDVRVRAASFTEAQRAEAAALQVFDREEARLSSWRKDSELSQWERTRFTPVKVSPELFAMLASFDAWREKSNGALDASSEAAAQLWKRAAAEGRKPSQQEIAATVEAMQQPHWKLDAATQTATRLSDVPLAFATFAKSAITSKAAEAAMVAGASGVMLNVGGDVVVRGALTELVAVANPQQDAENDAALAELNVRDRAVATSGSYRREVAAAMSHILDPRTAMPTGHVLSSTVIAHDAETAGALATAMSVLTPAESAALAANTNGAEYMLVLADGSEVRSAGWSAYENASVKPVMYTAPHAPAKVAAGAWNPAFELSIALELPRIEDARYRRPYVAVWVEDADHFPVRTIALWTENPRWLPELKQWYHDDQIRNLAEGTDISKTVSSATRPAGKYTLKWDGKDNEGKLVKSGKYTICIEASREHGGYEIERREIDFNGAPSKAAVSGSKELGAVTLDYHKR; this is translated from the coding sequence ATGGCCTGGACGACAAAGCATAAGTTGGCGGCGACGATGTTGCCGATGGCGTTGGTGGCCGTGCACTCGCCTGCGTTCGCGCAGGCAGCGGCCAACGCAAACGGTATGCACGATGGTGCATGGCGTTTTGCGCATGAGAACGTGCTCGGCACCTCGCTCGATGTGCGCGTGCGTGCAGCGAGCTTCACCGAAGCGCAGCGCGCAGAAGCCGCAGCGTTGCAGGTGTTCGACCGTGAAGAAGCGCGCCTGAGCTCGTGGCGCAAGGACAGCGAGCTTTCGCAGTGGGAGCGCACGCGCTTCACGCCGGTGAAGGTTTCGCCGGAGTTGTTCGCGATGCTCGCAAGCTTCGATGCATGGCGCGAGAAGTCGAACGGCGCGCTCGATGCTTCAAGCGAGGCCGCCGCACAGCTTTGGAAGCGCGCTGCAGCGGAAGGCCGCAAGCCGTCGCAGCAGGAGATCGCCGCAACCGTGGAAGCAATGCAGCAGCCGCACTGGAAGCTTGATGCGGCGACGCAGACGGCGACGCGTCTGAGCGATGTGCCGCTCGCATTCGCTACGTTTGCGAAGTCGGCGATCACGAGCAAGGCTGCAGAAGCCGCGATGGTAGCGGGCGCAAGCGGCGTGATGCTGAACGTGGGCGGCGATGTCGTCGTGCGCGGTGCGCTCACCGAGTTGGTGGCTGTAGCGAATCCGCAGCAGGATGCCGAGAACGATGCGGCGCTCGCAGAGCTGAACGTGCGCGATCGCGCGGTGGCTACGAGCGGATCGTATCGTCGCGAGGTCGCTGCGGCGATGTCGCATATTCTTGACCCGCGCACGGCAATGCCGACAGGCCATGTGTTGTCGTCCACCGTCATCGCTCACGATGCGGAGACGGCCGGCGCGCTTGCGACCGCGATGAGCGTGCTGACTCCCGCAGAGAGCGCGGCGCTCGCAGCAAACACCAACGGCGCGGAGTACATGCTCGTGCTCGCCGACGGCAGCGAAGTGCGCAGTGCAGGTTGGAGCGCGTATGAGAACGCCAGCGTGAAGCCGGTGATGTACACCGCGCCGCACGCTCCGGCGAAGGTCGCTGCCGGCGCATGGAACCCGGCGTTTGAGCTGTCGATTGCGTTGGAGCTTCCGCGCATTGAGGACGCGCGCTATCGCCGCCCGTACGTGGCTGTGTGGGTGGAAGATGCGGACCACTTCCCTGTTCGCACGATCGCGCTGTGGACCGAGAACCCGCGCTGGTTGCCGGAACTGAAGCAGTGGTATCACGACGACCAGATTCGTAACCTGGCGGAAGGCACGGACATCTCGAAGACGGTGTCGTCGGCCACGCGCCCTGCAGGCAAGTACACGCTGAAGTGGGACGGCAAGGACAACGAAGGTAAGCTGGTGAAGTCGGGCAAGTACACGATCTGCATTGAGGCCTCGCGCGAGCATGGCGGCTATGAGATCGAGCGCCGCGAGATCGACTTCAACGGCGCGCCCAGCAAGGCCGCTGTGAGCGGAAGCAAGGAACTGGGAGCCGTCACGCTTGACTATCACAAGCGCTAA